From Ipomoea triloba cultivar NCNSP0323 chromosome 5, ASM357664v1, the proteins below share one genomic window:
- the LOC116020128 gene encoding cytochrome P450 87A3-like, translated as METLFSSSMDELRKMNVSAIVYSVSAVLSIYIAHWIYRWRNPKCNGVLPPGSMGLPLIGETLQLIIPSHSLALPPFISTRIKRYGSIFKTNVAGRGVIISADADFNSFILKQDGKLVETWSMDTFAQVFDQEMQSSKKYTRHLALNHFGVEALREKLLPQIETFINHTLHKWSAQDSVEVKSAAITATVDFAAKQIFSGDLENAPFSISDMFRDLVEGMMSFPINLPGTAHYNCLQIHKKVRGMMRDVVKRRLETPERQQEDVLDHMIRDMGTHKFLSEDFIVQLMFGLLFVTSDSISTTLALAFKLLAEHPNVLEELTAEHDTILKNRENPDAPLSWDEYKSMTFTLQVINEVLRLGNVAPGFFRRAIKDIPVKGYTIPSGWVIMIATAALHLNSHQFEDPLAFNPWRWQKIQQNSANKHFMPFGSGMKQCAGAEYSRVILATFLHVLVTNYKWKMVKGGKIIRAPIIRFPDGFHFKISMKI; from the exons ATGGAAACACTGTTCTCCTCCTCCATGGATGAGCTAAGGAAGATGAATGTTTCAGCCATAGTATACTCAGTTTCTGCAGTGCTTAGCATTTACATTGCACATTGGATTTACAGATGGAGGAATCCTAAGTGCAATGGTGTCTTGCCTCCTGGCTCCATGGGCTTGCCTCTCATAGGAGAAACCCTTCAGCTCATCATCCCCAGCCACTCTCTAGCTCTCCCTCCATTCATCAGCACAAGAATCAAACG ATATGGATCAATATTTAAAACGAATGTGGCGGGCAGGGGTGTGATCATATCAGCAGACGCGGATTTCAACAGCTTCATTCTGAAACAAGATGGGAAGCTGGTGGAGACATGGTCCATGGACACATTTGCTCAGGTGTTTGATCAGGAAATGCAGTCTTCCAAGAAGTACACAAGGCATCTGGCTCTAAACCATTTCGGGGTCGAAGCCCTCAGGGAAAAACTCCTTCCTCAGATTGAAACTTTCATCAACCACACCCTCCACAAATGGTCTGCCCAAGACTCAGTTGAAGTCAAAAGTGCAGCCATCACT GCAACGGTTGATTTTGCTGCAAAGCAAATATTCAGTGGGGATCTTGAGAATGCACCATTCAGTATCAGTGACATGTTTAGGGATCTGGTGGAAGGTATGATGTCTTTCCCAATCAACCTCCCAGGAACTGCTCACTATAACTGCTTGCAG ATTCACAAGAAAGTGCGGGGGATGATGAGGGACGTGGTGAAGAGGAGGTTGGAGACCCCAGAAAGACAGCAAGAAGATGTGTTGGATCATATGATCAGAGACATGGGAACCCACAAATTCTTGTCAGAGGATTTCATAGTTCAGTTGATGTTTGGTTTGCTGTTTGTCACATCTGATTCAATCTCAACCACACTGGCATTGGCCTTCAAGTTGCTGGCAGAACATCCTAATGTCCTGGAAGAACTAACT GCTGAGCATGACACAATCCTGAAGAACAGAGAGAATCCAGATGCCCCTCTTTCTTGGGATGAGTATAAATCCATGACATTTACATTGCAG GTTATAAATGAGGTCCTGAGGTTAGGGAATGTTGCTCCTGGATTTTTTCGTCGCGCTATTAAGGATATTCCTGTCAAGG GGTATACTATTCCATCAGGTTGGGTTATTATGATTGCCACAGCTGCTCTTCATCTAAACTCTCATCAATTTGAGGATCCACTCGCATTCAATCCATGGCGCTGGCAG AAAATCCAACAAAATAGTGCTAATAAGCATTTCATGCCATTTGGATCTGGAATGAAGCAATGTGCTGGTGCAGAATACAGTAGGGTGATTTTAGCCACATTTCTGCACGTTTTGGTAACAAATTACAA ATGGAAGATGGTGAAGGGAGGGAAAATTATCCGAGCCCCTATCATAAGATTCCCAGATGGATTTCACTTCAAGATCTCAATGAAGATCTAA
- the LOC116020129 gene encoding cytochrome P450 87A3-like codes for METMFSSSMDELRKMNVSVSAIVYSVCAMLSIYIAHWIYRWRNPKCNGVLPPGSMGLPFIGETLQLIIPSHSLALPPFINTRIKRYGSMFKTNVAGRPVIVSADTDFNSLILKQDGKMVETWAMDTFAQVFENQEMQSSMKYIRHLVLNHFGVESLRDKLLPQIETFINHTLHKWSTQDSVEVKSAAITAAIDFAAKEIFNGDLENAPFSISEMYRDLVEGLMSFPINLPGTSHHKCLQIHKKVRGAMRDVVKKRLETPERQQEDVLDHLIGDMGTHKFLSGDFIVQLMFGLLFVASESITTTLALAFKLLAEHPNVLEELTAEHDTILKNRENPDAPLTWNEYKSMTFTLQVINEVLRLGNIAPGLFRRAIKDIHYNGYTIPSGWVILIATSALHLNSDEYEDPLAFNPWRWQKIQQNSANKHFMPFGSGTKQCAGAEYSRVFLATFLHNLVTNYKWKMVKGGKIVRAPIIRFPDGFHFHISKKN; via the exons ATGGAAACAATGTTCTCCTCCTCCATGGATGAGCTGAGGAAGATGAATGTATCAGTATCAGCCATAGTGTACTCAGTTTGTGCAATGCTTAGCATTTACATTGCACATTGGATTTACAGATGGAGGAATCCTAAGTGCAATGGTGTCTTGCCTCCTGGCTCCATGGGCTTGCCTTTCATAGGAGAAACTCTTCAGCTCATCATCCCCAGCCACTCTCTAGCCCTCCCTCCATTCATCAACACAAGAATCAAGAG ATATGGATCAATGTTTAAAACGAATGTGGCGGGCAGGCCAGTGATCGTATCAGCAGACACTGATTTCAACAGTTTGATTCTGAAACAAGATGGGAAGATGGTGGAGACATGGGCCATGGACACATTTGCTCAAGTGTTTGAGAACCAGGAGATGCAGTCCTCCATGAAGTATATTAGGCATTTGGTTCTGAACCACTTCGGGGTTGAGTCCCTCAGGGACAAACTCCTCCCTCAGATTGAAACTTTCATCAATCACACCCTCCACAAATGGTCTACCCAAGATTCAGTTGAAGTCAAAAGTGCAGCCATCACT GCTGCCATTGATTTCGCTGCAAAGGAAATATTCAATGGGGATcttgaaaatgcaccatttaGTATCAGTGAGATGTACAGGGACCTGGTGGAAGGCCTAATGTCCTTCCCAATTAACCTCCCTGGAACCTCTCACCATAAATGCTTGCAG ATTCACAAGAAAGTGCGGGGGGCGATGAGGGACGTGGTGAAGAAGAGGTTGGAAACACCAGAAAGACAGCAAGAAGATGTGTTGGATCATCTGATCGGAGACATGGGAACCCACAAATTCTTGTCAGGGGATTTCATAGTTCAGTTGATGTTTGGTTTACTGTTTGTGGCATCTGAATCAATCACAACCACACTGGCATTGGCTTTCAAGTTGCTGGCAGAACATCCTAATGTCCTGGAGGAACTAACT GCTGAACATGACACAATCCTGAAGAACAGAGAGAATCCAGATGCCCCTCTCACTTGGAATGAGTATAAATCCATGACATTTACACTGCAG GTTATAAATGAAGTCCTGAGGTTAGGGAATATTGCTCCTGGATTATTTCGCCGCGCTATTAAGGATATTCATTACAATG GATACACTATTCCGTCTGGTTGGGTTATTTTAATTGCCACATCCGCTCTTCATCTAAACTCTGATGAATATGAGGATCCACTCGCATTCAATCCATGGCGTTGGCAG aaAATCCAGCAAAATAGTGCTAATAAGCATTTCATGCCATTTGGATCTGGAACGAAGCAATGTGCTGGTGCAGAATACAGTAGGGTGTTTTTAGCCACCTTTCTTCACAACTTGGTAACAAATTACAA ATGGAAAATGGTGAAGGGAGGAAAAATTGTCCGAGCTCCTATCATAAGATTCCCAGATGGATTTCACTTCCACATCTCAAAGAAGAACTAA